The Carassius auratus strain Wakin linkage group LG30F, ASM336829v1, whole genome shotgun sequence genome contains a region encoding:
- the LOC113068044 gene encoding cystatin-B-like, giving the protein MSMCGAWSPVKPVTLEVIKICLEMRKLIEDRAVNGNDSKVYIPSVYSSQVVNGTNYVVKVFLGGSDDGVCVHAKIHQALPCNDGKLTLSGFQFPKTFDEPLEPF; this is encoded by the exons ATGTCAATGTGTGGAGCCTGGAGTCCAGTGAAACCGGTCACTCTAGAGGTGATAAAGATTTGCCTTGAG ATGAGGAAACTGATTGAGGACAGAGCTGTGAATGGAAATGATTCGAAGGTTTACATTCCTTCGGTCTATTCTTCTCAGGTTGTGAATGGAACAAACTATGTGGTCAAG GTGTTTCTTGGTGGAAGCGATGATGGAGTGTGTGTTCATGCGAAGATACATCAGGCTCTTCCCTGTAATGATGGAAAACTGACACTGTCTGGATTCCAGTTTCCTAAAACCTTCGATGAACCTCTGGAACCCTTCTGA